In the genome of Paramisgurnus dabryanus chromosome 18, PD_genome_1.1, whole genome shotgun sequence, one region contains:
- the LOC135721324 gene encoding olfactory receptor 52N5-like has translation MFENILLLHAKHYNMMWLFCKCLTLSLCSQMDNMTFRYNILLMEGIKVTPQSGHIVFILLLIAYVLIMISNIGILIQISTEKSLHQPMHIIYCNLPLNEILGTTVIIPRLLKDILLDPSARYITYVECVSQAFLAHLYATVGHTALMLSLTIRLSHCRYVIQNSFCDNASLFKLSCESVVINNVYGLTFTVLLHTSSMGTMFITYLKIAMVCIKSKNKAINSKAIKTCSTHLAVYLIMMISGYVTIFLHRFPEYTDSRKTSSITSLISPCLNPIIYGFQIKEIRQMILKLFKRKKIIQIQCN, from the exons ATGTTTGAAAACATACTTTTGCTACATgcaaagcattataacatgatGTGGTTATTTTGCAAATGTCTCACTTTATCTCTCTGCTCACAGATGGACAACATGACATTCAGATACAACATACTCTTAATGGAGGGTATTAAAGTTACACCTCAGTCCGGCCATATTGTCTTTATTCTTCTTTTGATTGCATATGTATTAATAATGATATCTAACATTGGAATTTTGATTCAAATATCAACAGAGAAAAGTTTGCATCAGCCCATGCACATTATTTACTGCAACTTACCACTGAATGAGATACTTGGGACAACTGTTATCATTCCACGCTTGCTGAAGGATATTTTATTGGATCCCTCTGCACGCTACATCACATACGTGGAGTGTGTTAGTCAAGCTTTTTTGGCACATTTGTATGCAACAGTAGGCCATACTGCGTTGA TGCTCAGCCTGACTATACGTTTGTCTCACTGCAGATATGTGATCCAGAATTCCTTTTGTGATAATGCTTCACTATTTAAACTGTCCTGTGAAAGTGTGGTGATCAATAATGTTTATGGATTAACTTTTACTGTGCTTTTACACACCTCTTCAATGGGGACTATGTTcattacatatcttaaaatagcAATGGTATgcataaaaagcaaaaacaaagCAATAAACAGCAAAGCCATTAAAACCTGCTCAACTCATTTGGCTGTTTATCTAATAATGATGATTTCTGGATATGTCACAATATTTCTCCATCGTTTCCCTGAATACACAGACAGTAGGAAGACTTCCAGCATAACCTCTCTTATATCTCCATGCTTGAATCCCATAATATATGGTTTCCAAATTAAGGAAATAAGACAGAtgattttaaaactttttaaaagaaaaaaaataattcaaattcAATGTAATTAA